GTTTTTATCTGTGATCATAAAAAGCAGGTTACATTCAGCCTGGAAGGGAGTGAGGgttggaggagagggaggggagagaaagagcaagagagagagacagaaagcaagagagaaagaaagcacaATTCACTCGGTGAATTGCTTGCAAGCTTTGGGCTGATAATTAGGGATCTCAGGAGAGCAGTTTGTCAGAataacctgatctccttcaaACGGACCGAATGGAGACAGTGGTTCAGTCCTGCTGATATTTTTTAAGCCCTCCTCGCAGTTTGATGGGCATTCCCAGTGCTTTTGTGCATGTCTCGGAAAGCGTTGACGTGGAAAGGAGCAGCGAGGAGGGGGAGGTTGGAGAAAAAAACTGCAGCTCTTCTAAAAATACAGAGGGCATGCAAGAgtgtgagcaggctggggaggagggcgAGGTGAACGCACCTCACACCATGTTCCCTGGGTGCTGGCGCGGCGCAGTTTCGGAGATGTCCCTCTTGTGACTGGACGCACCATGAGCATCTGGGAGGTGATCCTGGCTTTCGTGGTGGTGGTGCTGATGCTCGTGGCCCTGCTGGCCAACGTGCTGGTGCTGATGTGCTTCCTGTACAGCGCGGACATCCGCAAGCAGGTCCCGGGATTGTTCATCCTCAACCTCACCTTCTGCAACCTGTTGATGACTGTTTCAAACATGCCCCTGACCTTGGCTGGGATCATTTACAAGAGTCAACCAGGAGGAGATCAGATCTGCCACATTGTGGGCTTCCTGGAGACTTTTCTCACCACGAACTCCATGCTGAGCATGGCAGCTTTGAGCATTGACAGGTGGATTGCTGTGGTCTTCCCTCTAAGTTATCACTCCAAAATGAGGTACAGAGATGCTGCTCTCATACTGAGCTACACGTGGTTACACTCGGTGTCGTTCCCGATAGTGGCAGCTTCTCTCTCCTGGGTGGGTTTCCATCACCTCTATGCCTCCTGCACCCTGTACAACAAGAGACCAGAGGATAGGACACAGTTTGTGATTTTCACTGGGGTCTTTCACAccctcagcttcctcctctcccttatAGTCCTGTGTTTCACATATCTAAAAGTGCTGAAGGTGGCACGGTTTCACTGTAAGCGGATTGACGTGATCACTATGCAGACCCTGGTGCTGCTTGTGGACATCCATCCCAGGTAAGGTGCCTGTGTGTTCAGCAAGTGAGACTATTCACCACAGAGGAAGCAAGGATGGGTTCAGTGTTATGTTAAATATAGCCTGTTCTGTATCACagcaggggatggggagggggtgaAAACAAGCATCCTTCTTGCCTGTTTCTATTATGCCTGTTTCTTTTTACGTGTGTTTATTTTTCCGGTTGTAGAATCAACTCTTCTTTGTTATGCTTAAGGGCTTGTTTTGGGAGGGGGAGTAAAGAAACAGGCAGTTTTGGCTGAGCATGCACTTCCCTTTGAGATAGTGGTCAGATCACCACCCTTTGTCTCCTAAGGTGGATTTAGTGGTCAacagatttgcatttttttggcACTGTCAGCCCAAAATGTTGCTGAATCCCTGAGAGGGAGCAGGCTGAGGCTGCACATATCCCTTCACTCAGAGTTCTGAAGAGAAGCTGGGTGCTGCATGCTGCTCCTTCACCCGGTGGTTTCCCTATCGCTGTGCTCTCTGTAACTTTACCTTTCCTGAAGGCAGAAGTGTAAGGGAATAACCTCTGCAAAATGCATACACTTGAATGCCTATACTTAAATCCAAGTGAGAGAGACTTCAGTAGAAATGTTAATAGGACAAGCAAGGGATGTATAAAGTTCATTTCAAATGAAAGTCTTTAagcacaggaggagaaaagtcGCTGAGGGCCGGGAGGATAAAGGGCTTGAAGGCAAGCACCAAATGGGTATGTCTGCCTGCTGGGATGCTGTGCAAAAGAGCCATGTCAGGGTTTATGCACAAACTATGAATCTTGCCTGAATAAGCTATGTCTGGATCTGGAAGGGATTCAGATTTGGTTGGAGGAGAAAGGGTTGGAGAAACAGTTTTCCCTGGGTCAGTAAAGGGACCATAGTGGTAAAGCTGAAGGAGAGAAAGCCTTGCTGGATGGAAGCCCAAGGGTAGTGTTGGACAGGCAGTGATCCCAGTGAGGAGCTGGGCAAGGTGCCCGGTgcacaggagaggaggaaatCAGTGTGCGCTGTGAGTACGCGATGGCTCTGCCTACAAGAAGTGGAGGGGAGGAAATGGAGAGGACCAGAAAAGGCATGGCTGGAAGGATGTGGGACCAGGCTGgtgaggagggagcagcaggacaAGCCAGAGTGCTCTGCCCGGGAAATGGAGATTTGGGAAGTGAACCTGTACAGCTGAGGCAGGACGGAGCAGGACAGGGTGCTGATGGAGCAGCACATCCCGGCTAGGGCTGAGAGGCTCTGACGAGCTGGGGCAGATGGGGCTAAGACCCAGCTATGACTGGGATGGGGTAGCAGAGTCAACAAGTGAGCtctagaaagggaaaaacagaggcGCTGGTCACAGTGTGGAGAGAAATCAGCCTGGTTTGCTCAGAGGAACTAGTTTGGTTTAGGGCTTAGTGTGGCTGAAGCAGGTGATTGGAAAAGGAAGAATCTGATATatttgtctggaaaaaaaaggagaaaattgttTGGCTAGGTAGGGTGAGAGAGAGGCTCTGAGGGATGTGAGTGCTGCTTGGGAGGGAGTCAGAGACTGGATTTTAAGGTTCAGACTGTCTCTGTCAGAGactgaagggaagggaaatgtctttcagaaaaatgctggcAGCTGGCAGTGCAGGAAGGTGTTTGATATGGGAGAAGAAGTCTgcctggaagagagaagagccGAGAGTAGTTGAAGAGGGCAGTCCCATGCCAGACATCCCACCTGCCCCCCTTGCTGTCCTGTGCTCTGCAAGCTGGAGCTGAATACCAGCTCTCTCCATTTGcagccagccaggagcagagctgcaggactGAAAGCACATGTGGCTGTCCTCAAAACAAGGTCATATTTTGGGGATTCCTAAGCCTAAGAGAATTAAGTCTGAAAGGATGGGGGCAGGACAACACACTATTAAAGGAGCAGAAATGTTTGCTCAAAATTCTCCAGTTAAGCTATTTGATCTGTCTCTTGACAAAGAATGTGGAGCAGAACTTCAGGCAAGTCCCATTACTGTTCTTGAGAAACACATGTATAAATCTTTCCTTATCCACCAAGTCAcatagaagggaaaaaaaaaaagcccttctgcCCTACGTGCTGTCTGGTTGCTAAACTATGCCTCAACTAGTCTTAGCTCCTGCACGCACCATGAGATGCAGTGGTTACTCCCAGGGCATTGCCACAGATCCACTGGGGCTATTTGAAATAGCACTAATTATGCCTAATGATTAAAGTATGCCTGGACTGCACAGCAAAGCTcagaaaaagggcaaaaatctCAATGGTA
The genomic region above belongs to Phalacrocorax aristotelis chromosome 12, bGulAri2.1, whole genome shotgun sequence and contains:
- the GPR26 gene encoding G-protein coupled receptor 26, with the protein product MSIWEVILAFVVVVLMLVALLANVLVLMCFLYSADIRKQVPGLFILNLTFCNLLMTVSNMPLTLAGIIYKSQPGGDQICHIVGFLETFLTTNSMLSMAALSIDRWIAVVFPLSYHSKMRYRDAALILSYTWLHSVSFPIVAASLSWVGFHHLYASCTLYNKRPEDRTQFVIFTGVFHTLSFLLSLIVLCFTYLKVLKVARFHCKRIDVITMQTLVLLVDIHPSVRERCLEEQKRRRQRATKKISTFIGTFILCFAPYVITRLVELSSMVHINSHWGIISKCLAYSKVVSDPFVYSLLRHQYKKTWKDIINKILKRSSINSSALTSESQNRNILQLNE